A window of the Loxodonta africana isolate mLoxAfr1 chromosome 3, mLoxAfr1.hap2, whole genome shotgun sequence genome harbors these coding sequences:
- the CLDN19 gene encoding claudin-19 isoform X1 has protein sequence MGLIVKGTLTAPPTHTEPCPHPGCHTQDPSLSLHTCQHGSDFWPSSCSSPSPSGAPPTSGPTLGCPSSHFYKAGSSLGALPPAPGHIQSARALMVVAVLLGFVAMVLSVVGMKCTRVGDSNPIAKGRVAISGGVLFLLAGLCTLTAVSWYATLVTQEFFNPSTPVNARYEFGPALFVGWASAGLAILGGSFLCCTCPEPERSNNSPQPYRPGPSAAAREYV, from the exons ATGGGGTTAATTGTGAAGGGGACTCTCACcgcccccccaacacacacagagCCCTGTCCTCACCCTGGTTGTCACACACAGGACCCCTCACTATCTCTTCACACCTGCCAGCATGGGTCAGACTTTTGGCCCAGCTCCTGCTCAAGCCCCTCCCCTAGTGGGGCTCCTCCCACCTCAGGTCCGACCCTAGGGTGCCCCTCTTCCCATTTCTACAAAGCGGGCAGCTCACTCGGTGCCCTGCCACCCGCCCCAGGTCACATCCAGTCAGCACGAGCTCTGATGGTGGTGGCGGTGCTCCTGGGCTTCGTGGCCATGGTCCTCAGCGTGGTCGGCATGAAGTGCACGCGGGTCGGAGACAGCAACCCCATCGCCAAGGGCCGCGTGGCCATCTCTGGGGGTGTCCTCTTCCTCCTGGCAG GCCTCTGCACGTTGACGGCTGTCTCGTGGTATGCCACCCTGGTGACCCAGGAGTTCTTCAACCCAAGCACACCTGTCAATGCCAG GTATGAATTTGGCCCGGCCCTGTTTGTGGGCTGGGCCTCTGCCGGCCTGGCCATCCTGGGGGGCTCCTTTCTCTGCTGCACATGCCCGGAGCCCGAGCGGTCCAACAACAGCCCACAGCCCTACCGACCCGGGCCCTCAGCTGCTGCCCGAGAGTACGTCTGA
- the CLDN19 gene encoding claudin-19 isoform X3, with the protein MANSGLQLLGYFLALGGWVGIIASTALPQWKQSSYAGDAIITAVGLYEGLWMSCASQSTGQVQCKLYDSLLALEGHIQSARALMVVAVLLGFVAMVLSVVGMKCTRVGDSNPIAKGRVAISGGVLFLLAGMNLARPCLWAGPLPAWPSWGAPFSAAHARSPSGPTTAHSPTDPGPQLLPESTSEPRLPWQPIHPVALLPSTPAGASGAQDVPRATLGT; encoded by the exons ATGGCCAACTCGGGCCTCCAGCTCCTGGGCTACTTCCTGGccctgggtggctgggtgggcaTCATCGCCAGCACGGCCCTGCCACAGTGGAAGCAGTCCTCCTACGCAGGAGACGCCATCATCACCGCCGTGGGCCTCTATGAAGGGCTCTGGATGTCCTGCGCCTCCCAGAGCACAGGGCAGGTTCAGTGCAAGCTCTACGACTCACTGCTCGCCCTGGAAG GTCACATCCAGTCAGCACGAGCTCTGATGGTGGTGGCGGTGCTCCTGGGCTTCGTGGCCATGGTCCTCAGCGTGGTCGGCATGAAGTGCACGCGGGTCGGAGACAGCAACCCCATCGCCAAGGGCCGCGTGGCCATCTCTGGGGGTGTCCTCTTCCTCCTGGCAG GTATGAATTTGGCCCGGCCCTGTTTGTGGGCTGGGCCTCTGCCGGCCTGGCCATCCTGGGGGGCTCCTTTCTCTGCTGCACATGCCCGGAGCCCGAGCGGTCCAACAACAGCCCACAGCCCTACCGACCCGGGCCCTCAGCTGCTGCCCGAGAGTACGTCTGAGCCCCGCCTGCCCTGGCAGCCAATCCACCCAGTGGCCCTCTTGCCCAGCACTCCAGCTGGGGCCAGTGGGGCACAGGATGTCCCCCGAGCAACTCTGGGGACCTGA
- the CLDN19 gene encoding claudin-19 isoform X2, whose amino-acid sequence MANSGLQLLGYFLALGGWVGIIASTALPQWKQSSYAGDAIITAVGLYEGLWMSCASQSTGQVQCKLYDSLLALEGHIQSARALMVVAVLLGFVAMVLSVVGMKCTRVGDSNPIAKGRVAISGGVLFLLAGLCTLTAVSWYATLVTQEFFNPSTPVNARYEFGPALFVGWASAGLAILGGSFLCCTCPEPERSNNSPQPYRPGPSAAAREYV is encoded by the exons ATGGCCAACTCGGGCCTCCAGCTCCTGGGCTACTTCCTGGccctgggtggctgggtgggcaTCATCGCCAGCACGGCCCTGCCACAGTGGAAGCAGTCCTCCTACGCAGGAGACGCCATCATCACCGCCGTGGGCCTCTATGAAGGGCTCTGGATGTCCTGCGCCTCCCAGAGCACAGGGCAGGTTCAGTGCAAGCTCTACGACTCACTGCTCGCCCTGGAAG GTCACATCCAGTCAGCACGAGCTCTGATGGTGGTGGCGGTGCTCCTGGGCTTCGTGGCCATGGTCCTCAGCGTGGTCGGCATGAAGTGCACGCGGGTCGGAGACAGCAACCCCATCGCCAAGGGCCGCGTGGCCATCTCTGGGGGTGTCCTCTTCCTCCTGGCAG GCCTCTGCACGTTGACGGCTGTCTCGTGGTATGCCACCCTGGTGACCCAGGAGTTCTTCAACCCAAGCACACCTGTCAATGCCAG GTATGAATTTGGCCCGGCCCTGTTTGTGGGCTGGGCCTCTGCCGGCCTGGCCATCCTGGGGGGCTCCTTTCTCTGCTGCACATGCCCGGAGCCCGAGCGGTCCAACAACAGCCCACAGCCCTACCGACCCGGGCCCTCAGCTGCTGCCCGAGAGTACGTCTGA